Proteins encoded within one genomic window of Pseudalkalibacillus sp. SCS-8:
- the betB gene encoding betaine-aldehyde dehydrogenase: MERLKMYINGEWVDSESAETREIINPFNQEVVAVVTEGDQRDAQKAIEAARSAFDEGEWAATPANERGYKLFQVAEKIQQQKDELARLESLDTGKTLTESLADMDDITEVFRYFAGLADKDGGEMIESPIPNSSSKVVREPVGVCSQISPWNYPLLQASWKIAPALAAGNTIIMKPSEITPLTTIKITEILEEVGFPKGVVNLVLGPGATVGQEMAENHDVDLVSFTGGIETGRKIMNAASGNMKKIAFELGGKNPNIVFADADFETAVDQALNAVYFHAGQVCSAGSRLLVEDSIHDEFVDALVERAEKIRLGNGFDEDTESGPLISAEHRAKVEKYVEIGKEEGAKLVVGGKRPDNPELQDGFFYLPTIFTNCENDMRIVQEEIFGPVLTVERFKSEDEVVKRANSTTYGLAGAVFTTDSKKAERVANKLRLGTVWINDFHPYFAQAPWGGYKQSGIGRELGKQGLEEYTEVKHIFENHAPEPVNWFKG, from the coding sequence ATGGAACGACTAAAGATGTATATCAACGGAGAATGGGTAGATTCCGAATCCGCTGAAACAAGAGAAATCATTAACCCTTTCAATCAAGAAGTGGTCGCAGTTGTTACTGAAGGTGATCAACGCGATGCACAAAAAGCAATCGAAGCAGCACGCTCTGCATTTGATGAAGGGGAGTGGGCTGCAACTCCAGCTAACGAACGGGGATACAAGCTCTTCCAAGTTGCTGAGAAGATCCAACAACAAAAAGACGAACTTGCAAGATTGGAAAGTTTAGATACTGGTAAGACGTTAACGGAAAGTCTTGCTGATATGGATGACATAACAGAAGTGTTCCGATATTTCGCTGGTTTAGCAGATAAAGACGGCGGTGAAATGATCGAATCACCGATTCCAAACTCTTCAAGTAAGGTCGTGAGAGAGCCAGTCGGTGTTTGTTCACAAATTTCACCATGGAACTATCCATTGCTACAGGCATCATGGAAGATTGCGCCTGCATTGGCTGCAGGTAACACGATCATCATGAAGCCAAGTGAGATCACACCACTTACGACAATAAAAATTACAGAGATTCTTGAAGAGGTCGGATTTCCGAAGGGTGTCGTCAACCTTGTACTCGGACCAGGTGCGACAGTCGGACAAGAAATGGCTGAAAACCATGACGTCGATCTCGTTTCGTTCACAGGAGGAATTGAAACAGGTCGTAAAATCATGAATGCGGCTTCCGGTAACATGAAGAAAATCGCCTTCGAATTAGGAGGGAAAAATCCAAATATCGTATTTGCTGATGCGGATTTTGAAACGGCAGTCGACCAAGCATTGAATGCAGTCTATTTCCATGCTGGTCAAGTATGTTCAGCAGGATCCCGACTACTTGTAGAGGATTCCATCCATGATGAATTCGTAGATGCTCTTGTTGAACGTGCAGAGAAAATCCGTCTAGGTAATGGCTTTGATGAAGATACGGAATCAGGTCCTTTAATTTCTGCAGAGCACCGTGCAAAAGTAGAGAAATATGTTGAGATTGGTAAAGAGGAAGGTGCGAAACTGGTCGTTGGAGGTAAACGCCCGGACAATCCAGAGCTTCAGGACGGCTTCTTCTACCTGCCGACGATCTTTACAAATTGTGAAAACGATATGCGTATCGTACAAGAAGAGATTTTCGGTCCCGTATTAACGGTTGAGCGTTTCAAGTCAGAGGATGAAGTTGTCAAACGGGCTAACAGCACGACGTATGGTCTTGCTGGAGCAGTGTTTACGACGGATTCCAAGAAAGCTGAACGAGTTGCGAACAAACTGCGACTTGGTACAGTTTGGATCAACGATTTCCATCCTTACTTCGCGCAAGCGCCATGGGGTGGCTACAAACAATCCGGTATCGGTCGTGAACTAGGTAAACAGGGACTTGAGGAATATACAGAAGTGAAGCATATCTTTGAAAACCATGCTCCTGAACCGGTTAACTGGTTCAAAGGATAA
- a CDS encoding recombinase family protein has protein sequence MAKLGYARVAAGREALHDQVDALKEYGCNKIFTDDKTSKNTDKDGLKAMLDYAREGDVVVVLKLDRLARSIQELQQTTDELRSRGIDIISLTQNIDTLSKQKDALFDWIDIFAEFERELHSERIKLGIENAREKGVKLGRTEADLSLKEQAFEMYCSEDHTMKEIIEETGLSRATIYRYIDKKKAEK, from the coding sequence TTGGCGAAACTCGGGTATGCAAGAGTAGCGGCAGGTCGAGAGGCACTTCATGATCAAGTAGACGCACTGAAGGAATACGGATGCAATAAGATTTTTACCGATGATAAAACAAGTAAAAATACAGACAAAGATGGTTTGAAAGCGATGCTGGATTATGCAAGAGAAGGTGATGTCGTCGTTGTATTGAAATTGGATCGCTTAGCCCGCAGCATCCAGGAGCTTCAACAGACCACTGATGAGTTGAGAAGCAGAGGCATCGACATCATTTCTTTGACCCAAAACATTGATACGTTATCCAAACAGAAGGACGCCCTATTTGATTGGATTGATATTTTTGCAGAGTTCGAGCGGGAGTTACATAGTGAGAGAATCAAGCTTGGAATTGAAAATGCGAGAGAAAAAGGTGTCAAGCTAGGGAGGACAGAGGCCGATCTATCCCTGAAAGAACAAGCATTTGAGATGTATTGTTCAGAAGATCATACGATGAAGGAAATAATAGAAGAAACTGGACTGAGCAGAGCGACAATCTATCGATATATTGATAAGAAGAAAGCGGAGAAGTAA
- a CDS encoding M15 family metallopeptidase, whose protein sequence is MKRRTTVISIMTTIVLLGGCASIPNPFAEEADPTEKETPVEENQGGEVQDPNEDQDEGKENPEEETETDTGLPDPEETVTVTADGKKVITNVNDPLVLVNKERNLPADFVPEDLVIPNVPFPFTEDLPKKQLQKVAADAAEALFDQAEKDGIPLFAQSGYRSYDRQEAIFTANAERVGEEEANKFSAFPGQSEHQSGLALDVTSPEVEFKLVEQFGETEAGRWVKANAHKYGFIIRYPKGKETITGYQYEPWHLRYVGKEHAKRIHEQNMTLEEYLGVEVEPVNSSQ, encoded by the coding sequence ATGAAACGACGTACAACAGTAATCAGCATCATGACTACCATAGTATTATTGGGAGGATGTGCTTCCATTCCGAACCCGTTTGCAGAAGAGGCGGATCCAACGGAAAAAGAAACACCTGTAGAGGAGAACCAGGGTGGAGAAGTACAGGACCCAAATGAAGATCAAGATGAAGGGAAGGAAAATCCTGAAGAGGAGACTGAGACTGATACCGGTCTACCTGACCCTGAAGAGACGGTGACGGTAACAGCAGATGGGAAGAAGGTTATAACCAACGTTAACGATCCTCTCGTCCTTGTGAACAAGGAACGTAACCTGCCTGCAGATTTCGTCCCTGAGGATCTGGTCATTCCTAACGTACCATTTCCATTCACTGAAGATCTTCCGAAAAAACAACTTCAAAAAGTAGCAGCGGATGCAGCTGAAGCGCTATTCGATCAGGCAGAGAAAGATGGAATCCCATTGTTCGCCCAATCAGGTTATCGTTCCTACGACCGGCAAGAGGCGATCTTTACGGCGAATGCGGAACGTGTCGGTGAAGAGGAAGCAAATAAGTTCAGTGCCTTCCCTGGACAAAGTGAACACCAAAGTGGGCTGGCGCTTGATGTAACTTCACCTGAAGTGGAGTTCAAATTAGTTGAGCAATTCGGTGAGACTGAAGCGGGTCGGTGGGTGAAAGCAAATGCCCATAAATACGGATTCATCATCCGCTATCCGAAGGGGAAAGAAACGATCACGGGTTATCAATATGAACCATGGCATTTAAGGTATGTTGGAAAAGAACATGCTAAGCGAATTCATGAACAAAATATGACACTTGAGGAATACTTGGGTGTAGAAGTTGAACCTGTCAACTCTTCGCAGTAA
- a CDS encoding DUF2621 domain-containing protein — protein sequence MLEGWFGWFIVLWTLFLISMFAIGGYFMFRKFLKRLPKEDGKSILDWQEYYIKETRHLWTDEQKVLLEELVQPVPELFRDVARDKIAGKIGELAIEEKVDAIDQDLIIRGYILATPKRDHKFLIKKLNQKNIDLEPYEKLLG from the coding sequence ATGTTAGAAGGTTGGTTTGGGTGGTTCATCGTATTGTGGACGCTTTTTTTAATTTCAATGTTTGCAATCGGCGGCTATTTCATGTTTCGGAAATTCCTCAAGCGCCTACCGAAAGAAGATGGAAAATCGATATTAGATTGGCAAGAATACTATATTAAAGAGACGCGGCATCTTTGGACGGATGAGCAAAAGGTATTGCTTGAAGAGCTCGTCCAGCCCGTACCTGAATTGTTCAGGGATGTTGCAAGAGATAAAATCGCTGGTAAAATCGGAGAACTGGCGATCGAGGAAAAAGTGGATGCCATCGATCAAGATTTGATCATTCGAGGGTATATCCTTGCGACTCCGAAGCGAGATCATAAATTCCTTATAAAAAAATTGAATCAGAAGAACATCGACCTCGAGCCTTATGAAAAGCTCTTGGGTTGA
- the mnmH gene encoding tRNA 2-selenouridine(34) synthase MnmH → MSDHPTVRVLPLHTIHFEDYHIIDVRSPGEFAEFHIEGAHSIPIFNDEERAEVGTTYKQVGKEEAKMLGLSLVTPKLVSIVEKLKELKQAEDKPFLIYCARGGMRSHSVATVVNLMGMTSYQLEGGIRAYRQSIVSGLTGYAAKPKPFFVIEGLTGTRKTDLLEALEDEGYPVLNLERMAGHRGSIFGEIGTVGKSQKMFERELFNRLTEIGHTDYYIIESESKRIGKVLLPDWILNGKEKGTRLYIDYPFEKRVKTICETYEPEQYEPQIREALLHLKKRMAPDLFNDVLDCFDRQDYHQAVRLLLEQYYDPRYRYTARHYQSEPIRILMEDLEEGLAEIKRLLDGFSQWEFNYHLS, encoded by the coding sequence ATGTCAGATCATCCAACAGTCCGAGTATTGCCGTTACATACCATTCACTTTGAGGACTACCATATCATTGATGTTCGATCCCCTGGGGAATTTGCTGAATTCCATATTGAAGGCGCGCATAGTATACCGATCTTCAATGATGAGGAGAGGGCTGAGGTAGGTACGACGTACAAACAGGTAGGGAAAGAGGAGGCTAAAATGCTCGGTCTTTCTCTCGTAACCCCTAAGCTCGTTTCGATTGTGGAGAAATTGAAAGAGTTGAAGCAGGCCGAAGACAAGCCATTCCTGATTTATTGCGCAAGAGGTGGTATGCGAAGTCATAGTGTGGCAACTGTAGTAAATTTGATGGGAATGACGTCCTACCAGCTTGAAGGTGGCATCAGAGCTTATCGCCAATCGATCGTTTCTGGTCTGACAGGTTATGCCGCAAAACCCAAGCCGTTTTTCGTTATTGAAGGATTGACGGGAACAAGGAAGACTGATCTTCTTGAAGCTCTCGAGGATGAAGGATATCCTGTTCTTAATCTTGAAAGGATGGCAGGGCATAGAGGCTCAATCTTCGGTGAAATTGGAACTGTGGGAAAGTCCCAGAAGATGTTTGAACGGGAGTTGTTCAACCGCCTAACAGAAATCGGGCACACGGACTATTACATAATCGAATCCGAAAGTAAGCGGATCGGAAAAGTCCTTTTGCCTGATTGGATTTTAAATGGAAAAGAAAAAGGAACAAGATTGTATATTGACTATCCGTTTGAAAAGAGAGTGAAAACGATTTGCGAAACGTACGAGCCAGAACAGTACGAACCTCAAATTCGTGAAGCACTCCTCCATTTAAAAAAGAGGATGGCACCTGATTTATTCAATGACGTGTTGGATTGTTTCGATCGGCAAGATTATCATCAGGCTGTAAGATTATTATTGGAACAGTATTATGATCCAAGGTACCGGTATACGGCGCGCCACTATCAATCAGAGCCCATAAGGATCCTGATGGAGGATCTTGAGGAAGGGCTTGCTGAAATAAAACGGCTTTTGGATGGTTTTAGCCAATGGGAATTCAACTATCATTTGTCATGA
- a CDS encoding Na(+)/H(+) antiporter subunit B: MQSNDIILKTTSAIIVFVILAFSVNLFLAGHNAPGGGFIGGLMAAGAFILLYISFGLKTMNKVLKVNFRYFIAVGLMVAFLTGIGSFFFNEPFLSHTYGYFHLPLLGKTELATAMFFDLGVYLTVIGVTMTIILSIAEDRDGEQLKESK, from the coding sequence ATGCAATCCAATGATATTATTTTAAAGACGACCTCAGCAATCATCGTCTTTGTCATACTTGCGTTTTCAGTCAACTTGTTCTTAGCCGGACATAACGCACCTGGTGGTGGTTTCATCGGGGGACTAATGGCTGCAGGAGCATTTATCCTCTTGTACATTTCGTTTGGCTTGAAAACGATGAACAAAGTATTGAAGGTCAATTTCCGTTATTTCATAGCAGTCGGTTTGATGGTTGCGTTCTTGACCGGAATTGGGTCTTTCTTCTTCAATGAACCGTTTTTAAGTCATACTTACGGTTATTTCCATCTACCGTTGTTAGGAAAAACTGAACTTGCTACTGCGATGTTTTTCGATCTCGGGGTATACTTGACCGTTATCGGTGTAACGATGACAATCATCCTTTCAATAGCTGAAGATCGCGATGGGGAACAGCTGAAGGAGAGCAAGTAG
- a CDS encoding cytochrome c biogenesis protein CcdA, translating to MAADLNLFLAFGAGFLSFISPCCLPLYPAFLSYITGMSVHELHDKGILKKRALLHTTLFLLGFSTIFVFLGLSTSWFGTFFFQYKDLIREVGAILIVVFGLVLLGVFKPQFLMKDRKVTFRKRPTGYIGSVAIGMGFAAGWTPCTGPILAGVIYLATTNPGQAMFYMLAYVLGFSIPFFIMSFFIGRMNWIKKHSHKVMLVGGYMMIFMGIFLYFDWMTKLTSFLSNRFFNGFYGF from the coding sequence TTGGCAGCTGATCTGAATTTGTTCTTAGCGTTCGGAGCTGGATTTTTATCTTTTATTTCACCTTGTTGTCTCCCGTTGTATCCAGCGTTCCTTTCCTATATAACTGGAATGTCGGTCCATGAATTGCATGATAAAGGCATATTGAAAAAACGTGCATTACTACATACCACGTTGTTTTTACTCGGATTTTCAACGATTTTCGTCTTCTTGGGACTGAGTACTTCATGGTTTGGAACGTTTTTCTTTCAATATAAGGATTTGATCCGTGAAGTCGGAGCAATTCTTATCGTCGTGTTCGGTCTCGTCCTTCTTGGGGTTTTCAAGCCGCAGTTTCTGATGAAGGATCGTAAAGTGACCTTCCGTAAACGTCCGACGGGCTATATCGGTTCGGTCGCCATCGGAATGGGATTTGCAGCCGGATGGACGCCTTGTACAGGACCAATCTTGGCAGGGGTCATCTATCTTGCTACAACGAATCCTGGCCAGGCGATGTTTTATATGCTGGCCTATGTTCTTGGATTTTCAATACCGTTTTTCATCATGTCCTTTTTCATCGGACGGATGAATTGGATCAAGAAACATAGTCATAAGGTGATGCTAGTTGGCGGATACATGATGATATTCATGGGAATCTTTCTTTATTTCGACTGGATGACAAAACTGACATCATTCTTATCGAACCGTTTCTTTAACGGTTTTTACGGATTTTAA
- a CDS encoding iron-containing alcohol dehydrogenase, producing MALNMNIEHMNNFHTFEIPTVIKHGIGAIKHAGEQVKNLGVSKVLLVTDPGIYDAGVTKPVTDSLENAGIEIVVFNKVEPNPPVRVVNEGSKRFLEEGCDGLIAVGGGSSMDTAKAIGVEAVHGESVLEYEAAEGKKPLSKRIPPLTTIPTTAGTGSEVTQWAVITDEDREFKFNTGGPLIAAHMTIIDPELHVSMPPHVTAMTGVDALSHAIECYTMHFAQPVTDAVALMAIEYVATYIRRAYANPEDVEARYGMAQAAMLAGLSYGSESAGAAHAMAQTLGGIVPVAHGQCVATMLGPVMEYNWKGNPAKFARIAKAMGVNTHGMTENEAAKAAVNEVYKLVEEMDIPSLKEQGVPEDMIPRLAKEAMKDPQTVGNPRKLNEESYKWIYNRCYDLTPKTV from the coding sequence ATGGCACTAAACATGAATATTGAACACATGAACAACTTCCACACTTTCGAAATCCCTACAGTAATCAAGCACGGAATCGGTGCAATCAAGCATGCTGGGGAACAAGTGAAAAATTTAGGCGTATCAAAGGTACTACTTGTAACAGACCCTGGAATTTATGATGCAGGGGTTACGAAGCCTGTAACGGATTCGTTAGAAAATGCAGGAATCGAAATCGTCGTCTTCAATAAAGTCGAGCCGAACCCTCCTGTCCGTGTTGTCAACGAAGGATCCAAACGATTTTTAGAAGAAGGCTGTGACGGTCTTATAGCAGTTGGTGGCGGTAGCTCCATGGATACGGCAAAGGCAATCGGTGTAGAAGCTGTACACGGTGAATCAGTACTTGAATACGAAGCAGCGGAAGGTAAGAAGCCGCTATCGAAACGTATTCCACCATTGACTACAATTCCGACGACTGCAGGTACTGGTTCTGAAGTGACGCAATGGGCAGTTATCACAGACGAAGATCGTGAATTCAAGTTCAACACTGGAGGCCCATTAATTGCTGCGCATATGACGATCATTGATCCAGAATTGCATGTATCCATGCCTCCACACGTGACAGCAATGACAGGTGTCGATGCACTTTCTCACGCGATCGAGTGCTACACGATGCATTTTGCTCAACCGGTCACGGATGCTGTTGCGCTGATGGCAATTGAATACGTTGCAACATATATCCGTCGAGCATATGCAAATCCAGAAGATGTTGAAGCACGTTACGGAATGGCTCAAGCGGCTATGCTTGCTGGTCTATCTTACGGTAGTGAATCAGCAGGTGCAGCACATGCGATGGCGCAAACACTAGGTGGAATCGTTCCGGTCGCCCATGGTCAGTGTGTAGCAACAATGCTTGGACCTGTCATGGAATATAACTGGAAAGGAAACCCTGCTAAATTCGCTCGCATCGCAAAAGCAATGGGTGTGAACACGCACGGTATGACTGAAAATGAAGCTGCTAAAGCAGCAGTGAACGAAGTGTACAAGCTTGTTGAAGAAATGGATATTCCAAGTTTGAAGGAACAAGGTGTACCAGAAGATATGATTCCTCGTCTGGCGAAGGAAGCAATGAAGGATCCTCAAACAGTCGGTAACCCACGTAAGCTTAATGAAGAAAGCTATAAGTGGATCTACAACCGCTGCTATGATTTGACTCCGAAAACTGTTTAA
- the cudC gene encoding choline uptake/conversion transcriptional regulator CudC, with protein MDKQKQMEALEQARNNVVRSIAETMDLYGVTPSVGKLYGTMYFRKDSMSLDEMKDELGMSKPSMSTAVKALQEIDMMKKTWRKGSRRDQFVSEKDFFKLFIQYFCKMWEREVKINLDAIEETRNELNDLLAQNDLHDEVKEEIEYSLSLLVESEKYYHWLSDLVQHFRSGEIFNLVPIPNIDDE; from the coding sequence GTGGATAAGCAAAAACAAATGGAAGCGCTTGAACAAGCACGAAACAATGTCGTCCGTTCCATAGCTGAGACGATGGATTTATATGGTGTTACCCCATCTGTCGGGAAGTTATATGGAACGATGTACTTCCGGAAAGACTCCATGTCCCTCGACGAAATGAAGGACGAGCTTGGAATGAGTAAACCAAGTATGAGTACAGCCGTTAAAGCACTCCAAGAGATTGATATGATGAAAAAAACATGGCGAAAAGGCTCAAGAAGAGACCAATTCGTTTCAGAGAAGGATTTCTTCAAACTATTCATTCAATACTTTTGCAAGATGTGGGAGCGTGAAGTGAAAATCAACCTTGACGCGATTGAGGAGACACGTAACGAGTTGAACGACTTGCTCGCTCAAAACGATCTCCATGATGAAGTGAAAGAGGAAATTGAATATAGTCTAAGTCTTTTAGTTGAATCGGAGAAATACTATCATTGGTTATCAGATTTAGTTCAACATTTCCGATCAGGTGAAATTTTTAATTTAGTACCGATACCAAACATTGATGATGAATAA
- the selB gene encoding selenocysteine-specific translation elongation factor, protein MSVNYFTIGMAGHIDHGKTTLTKALTNVDTDRLKEEKERNISIELGYAPFNLGEGFQVSIIDVPGHEKFIRQMIAGVAGIDFVILVVAADEGVMPQTKEHAQILDYLGVENAVIAVTKTSKVDQEMHLLVEEDIRSEFSGTVFDDVPMFFVDSLSGDGIEELKEGIIQRLPRVEQRNSAGKFRMPIDQAFTLKGKGAIVRGTVFEGTVNTGDDLFLLPGMETVRVRQLQVHKETVETAYAGQRTAINLGGISSKEIVRGDILTTNPALRPTKTIDIVLQVNGELSYKLKQRSRVKLHTGTSEVMGTIVYFDRNELSEGETANILCQLRLDEPVAVLRGDRFIIRRPSPVETIGGGWILDPLGSRYRFGSETIKMLQQKMEGSVEERISDAIETRKVISTIKLSEAIGASEDETTEELTKMVDKGAVVYLEPDVVTLQTLVDQARDKLMNELKAFHQRYPMRLGPGKAEVVQELKKHYPTMLIEYAISDSLRKEAVVQHGPYLKASLHEPAFPKQWEKRMRNVVDRLQEGGIKHEGLAEMVRQQDIPETFLPELERYLLETNRAIILEDGTFVHMNVFVVSLRKLYKQTNNESFNVQDAKGILDLSRKYCIMFLEKLDSMGLTKRIEDQRKWVNHKLGQYIETE, encoded by the coding sequence ATGTCTGTGAATTATTTTACCATTGGTATGGCAGGCCATATCGATCATGGGAAAACGACACTTACGAAGGCATTGACGAACGTCGATACGGATCGATTGAAAGAAGAAAAGGAGCGGAACATCTCCATTGAACTCGGTTATGCACCGTTTAATCTGGGTGAAGGGTTTCAAGTGTCCATCATTGATGTTCCTGGCCATGAAAAATTCATCCGTCAGATGATTGCTGGTGTAGCTGGCATCGATTTCGTGATATTGGTCGTTGCAGCAGATGAAGGGGTCATGCCGCAAACGAAAGAGCATGCACAAATATTGGATTATCTAGGTGTAGAAAACGCTGTCATAGCTGTCACAAAAACATCCAAGGTTGATCAAGAAATGCACCTCCTCGTTGAAGAGGACATCCGTAGTGAATTTTCAGGGACTGTTTTCGATGATGTTCCGATGTTCTTTGTAGATAGTCTATCTGGTGATGGAATCGAGGAATTGAAGGAAGGGATCATCCAACGTCTTCCACGTGTGGAGCAAAGGAATTCAGCTGGGAAATTCAGAATGCCGATTGATCAAGCCTTCACGTTAAAAGGAAAAGGTGCAATCGTCAGGGGGACGGTGTTTGAAGGAACGGTGAATACTGGTGATGATTTGTTTTTACTCCCCGGCATGGAAACTGTCCGGGTCAGGCAGCTGCAAGTGCATAAAGAGACAGTAGAGACAGCCTATGCAGGCCAAAGGACAGCGATCAACCTCGGAGGAATTTCTTCAAAAGAGATTGTTAGGGGAGACATCCTGACAACGAATCCAGCTTTAAGGCCTACAAAAACGATCGATATCGTCCTCCAGGTAAATGGAGAATTGAGTTATAAACTCAAGCAGCGTTCCAGAGTCAAATTACATACAGGTACATCAGAGGTTATGGGAACGATTGTCTATTTCGATCGTAATGAGCTTAGTGAGGGTGAAACTGCAAATATCCTTTGTCAGTTAAGGCTTGATGAGCCTGTCGCTGTGCTCCGTGGAGATCGCTTCATCATCAGGCGTCCTTCTCCTGTTGAGACGATCGGAGGAGGCTGGATTCTGGACCCACTCGGATCTAGATATCGATTTGGTTCTGAAACGATAAAGATGCTTCAACAGAAAATGGAAGGTTCGGTAGAGGAGCGGATCTCGGATGCAATTGAAACACGAAAAGTCATCTCCACCATCAAGCTGAGTGAAGCGATCGGTGCATCAGAGGATGAAACGACCGAAGAATTAACAAAGATGGTTGATAAGGGAGCTGTAGTATACCTGGAGCCTGACGTCGTAACGTTACAGACACTGGTTGATCAAGCCCGGGATAAGTTGATGAATGAATTAAAAGCATTCCATCAGCGATACCCGATGCGTTTGGGTCCTGGTAAGGCAGAAGTCGTGCAAGAACTGAAGAAGCATTATCCAACGATGTTAATTGAATATGCCATTTCAGATTCACTCAGAAAGGAAGCTGTTGTCCAGCACGGTCCTTACTTGAAAGCTTCGCTTCACGAGCCGGCTTTTCCAAAACAATGGGAGAAAAGGATGCGCAATGTCGTCGACCGACTTCAAGAAGGCGGTATCAAGCATGAAGGATTGGCTGAAATGGTTCGCCAGCAAGATATACCAGAAACGTTTCTCCCAGAATTGGAAAGATATTTGCTTGAAACAAACCGCGCCATTATACTCGAGGACGGCACATTCGTGCATATGAATGTCTTCGTCGTCTCGTTGAGAAAATTATATAAGCAAACCAATAATGAAAGCTTCAATGTCCAGGATGCAAAGGGGATCCTCGATCTATCAAGAAAATATTGCATCATGTTTTTAGAGAAACTAGACTCGATGGGATTGACGAAACGGATTGAGGACCAACGGAAGTGGGTGAATCATAAGCTTGGACAATATATCGAAACTGAATGA
- a CDS encoding cytochrome c biogenesis protein CcdC, with protein sequence MVIGSTIIAIVMASVVLVIRLKAAQKPATLKKIILPPIFMSTGFLMFLYPAARVSWSEALEAFVVGMLFSLLLIRTSTFEKRADDIYLKRSKAFIFILIGLLLFRILMKIYFGQRISVEETSGLFFILAFGMIAPWRIAMYYKFRKMQAVAKG encoded by the coding sequence TTGGTCATTGGCAGTACGATCATTGCCATAGTGATGGCGAGCGTGGTCCTGGTCATCCGTCTGAAAGCGGCGCAGAAACCAGCCACGCTCAAAAAAATCATTCTACCCCCGATCTTCATGTCAACCGGGTTCCTCATGTTCCTATATCCTGCTGCTCGCGTTTCCTGGAGTGAGGCACTTGAGGCATTTGTTGTAGGAATGTTGTTTTCACTTTTACTCATCCGCACATCGACTTTTGAAAAGAGGGCCGATGATATTTATTTAAAGAGATCGAAAGCATTCATATTTATTTTAATTGGCTTATTGCTGTTCCGGATATTGATGAAGATCTATTTTGGACAGCGTATATCAGTGGAAGAGACGAGTGGACTATTCTTCATTCTTGCGTTCGGGATGATTGCACCATGGCGGATTGCCATGTACTACAAATTTCGGAAGATGCAAGCTGTAGCAAAAGGATGA
- a CDS encoding TVP38/TMEM64 family protein — protein MGEMMLTLFREYPHIAVILSILANILIAISGVLPSYFLTAANIYFFGFINGTIISMVGESLGAVIAFIFYRKGFRRFSRKKLNRYRQVERLINIEGKEAFFMILSLRLMPFMPSGVVTFFSAIGVVSLMTFFLASTIGKLPALIMEALAVQQVLEWTTAGKVILAGVSLMLFYSVWQWSRKKAN, from the coding sequence ATGGGTGAGATGATGCTAACGCTATTCAGGGAGTATCCTCATATTGCCGTGATTCTCAGTATTTTAGCGAATATTCTCATTGCCATTTCCGGTGTCCTTCCTAGTTACTTCTTAACGGCGGCCAATATCTATTTTTTCGGTTTTATAAATGGAACGATCATCTCGATGGTTGGTGAATCTCTCGGGGCGGTCATTGCTTTCATCTTCTATCGGAAAGGTTTCAGGCGATTTTCTCGTAAGAAATTGAACCGTTATAGACAAGTGGAACGTCTAATCAACATAGAGGGAAAAGAAGCATTTTTTATGATATTGTCCCTCCGGCTCATGCCATTCATGCCTTCCGGGGTCGTAACGTTTTTTTCAGCAATTGGTGTCGTCTCATTGATGACTTTTTTCTTAGCGAGTACAATAGGGAAGCTGCCTGCATTGATCATGGAAGCTTTGGCGGTACAACAAGTATTGGAATGGACGACAGCGGGCAAAGTCATCCTGGCAGGTGTCAGCCTGATGCTTTTCTATAGTGTATGGCAGTGGTCGAGAAAGAAAGCGAATTAG